One window of Cygnus olor isolate bCygOlo1 chromosome 28, bCygOlo1.pri.v2, whole genome shotgun sequence genomic DNA carries:
- the VANGL2 gene encoding vang-like protein 2 isoform X3 encodes MGVMAPVSTPGLEDDNWGETTTVVTGTSEHSISHDDITRITKDMEDSAHLDCSRHLGVALAGALALLAFLTPLAFMLLPQLLWREELEPCGTPCEGLFISVAFKLLILLLGSWALFFRRPKAFFPRVFVFRALLMVLVFLLVVSYWLFYGVRILDSRDRNYQGIVQYAVSLVDALLFVHYLAVVLLELRQLQPQFTLKAVRSTDGASRFYNVGHLSIQRAAVWILENYYHDFPVYNPALLNLPKSVLSKKMSGFKVYSLGEENSTNNSTGQSRAVIAAAARRRDNSHNEYYYEEAEHERRVRKRRARLVVAVEEAFTHIKRLQEEDQKNPREIMDPREAAQAIFASMARAMQKYLRTTKQQPYHTMESILQHLEFCITHDMTPKAFLERYLSAGPTIQYHKDRWLAKQWTLVSEEPVTNGLKDGVVFVLKRQDFSLVVSTKKIPFFKLSEEFVDPKSHKFVMRLQSETSV; translated from the exons ATGGGGGTGATGGCACCGGTCAGCACGCCGGGCTTGGAG gatGACAACTGGGGCGAGACCACCACGGTGGTGACGGGGACGTCGGAGCACAGCATCTCGCACGATGACATTACGCGCATCACCAAGGACATGGAGGACAGCGCCCACCTGGACTGCTCCCGGCACCTGGGCGTCGCGCTGGCCGGGGCGCTGGCGCTGCTCGCCTTCCTCACGCCCCTCGCCTTcatgctcctgccccagctgctgtggcGGGAGGAGCTGGAGCCCTGCGGGACGCCCTGCGAGGGGCTCTTCATCTCGGTGGCCTTCAAACTCCTCATcctcctgctgggcagctgggcGCTCTTCTTCCGCCGCCCCAAGGCTTTCTTCCCGCGCGTCTTCGTCTTCCGGGCGTTGCTCATGGTGCTCGTCTTCCTCCTCGTCGTCTCCTACTGGCTCTTCTACGGCGTGCGCATCCTGGACTCGCGGGACCGCAACTACCAGGGCATCGTGCAGTACGCCGTCTCGCTGGTGGACGCGCTGCTCTTCGTGCACTACCTGGccgtggtgctgctggagctgcgccagctccagccccagttCACGCTCAAGGCCGTGCGCTCCACCGACGGGGCCAGCCGCTTCTACAACGTCGGGCACCTCAG CATCCAACGAGCGGCCGTCTGGATCCTGGAGAACTATTACCACGATTTCCCAGTCTACAATCCTGCCCTCCTCAACCTGCCAAAATCCGTCCTGTCCAAGAAAATGTCCGGGTTTAAAGTCTATTCCCTTGGCGAGG aaaacagcacGAACAACTCCACGGGGCAGTCCCGGGCCGTCATCGCCGCGGCTGCCCGCAGGCGCGACAACAGCCATAACGAGTACTACTACGAGGAGGCAGAGCACGAGCGCAGGGTGCGGAAACGCCGTGCCAG GCTCGTGGTGGCGGTGGAAGAGGCCTTCACCCACATCAagcggctgcaggaggaggaccAGAAGAACCCGCGGGAGATCATGGACCCGCGGGAGGCGGCCCAGGCCATTTTCGCCTCCATGGCCCGGGCCATGCAGAAGTACCTGCGCACCACCAAGCAGCAGCCCTACCACACCATGGAGAGCATCCTGCAGCACCTCGAGTTCTGCATCACCCACGACATGACGCCCAAG GCGTTCCTGGAGCGGTACCTGAGCGCCGGGCCCACCATCCAGTACCACAAGGACCGCTGGCTGGCCAAGCAGTGGACGCTGGTCAGCGAGGAGCCGGTGACGAACGGCCTGAAGGACGGGGTGGTCTTCGTGCTGAAGCGCCAGGACTTCAGCCTGGTGGTGAGCACCAAGAAGATCCCGTTCTTCAAGCTCTCGGAGGAGTTCGTGGACCCCAAGTCGCACAAGTTCGTCATGAGGCTGCAGTCGGAGACCTCCGTGTGA
- the LOC121060646 gene encoding flagellar radial spoke protein 2-like has translation MAAKASFRGGFFRPRGTFRKSTVTLRDSILNTGLGSSQEKSVRPPEGRWGWRRALSPVRAVTGALGASSAGGGDGIQLAAAAAWGPLTGRASAPGLRACGHLCARPPPPRAQRHENPGAAAAAAAAEEEEEEAEEEEEEEEEEEEEEAEEAPAPSGAAPKAPPLPGVA, from the exons ATGGCCGCCAAGGCCTCCTTCAGAGGGGGCTTCTTCAGGCCGAGGGGCACCTTCAGGAAGTCGACCGTCACCTTGAGGGACTCTATTTTGAACACTGGGCTGGGCTCGTCTCAGGAGAAATCGGTGCGCCCG CCGGAGGGGCGCTGGGGCTGGAGACGGGCGCTGTCCCCCGTGCGGGCGGTCACCGGGGCGCTCGGGGCATCCTCagcgggcggcggggacggCATCCAGCTGGCGGCCGCCGCGGCATGGGGGCCGCTCACGGGTCGGGCATCCGCGCCGGGGCTCCgag CATGTGGGCACCTTTGtgcgcgccccccccccccccgcgcccagCGCCACGAAAATCCCGGGGctgctgcggcggcggcggcggccgaggaggaggaggaggaggcggaggaagaggaggaggaggaggaggaggaggaggaggaggaggcggaggaagCCCCGGCTCCCAGCGGAGCGGCCCCAAaggccccgccgctccccgg TGTTGCGTGA
- the VANGL2 gene encoding vang-like protein 2 isoform X2 yields the protein MASRHAATSPDRRRSRPAPALEQAAAAGAEEAAARDDNWGETTTVVTGTSEHSISHDDITRITKDMEDSAHLDCSRHLGVALAGALALLAFLTPLAFMLLPQLLWREELEPCGTPCEGLFISVAFKLLILLLGSWALFFRRPKAFFPRVFVFRALLMVLVFLLVVSYWLFYGVRILDSRDRNYQGIVQYAVSLVDALLFVHYLAVVLLELRQLQPQFTLKAVRSTDGASRFYNVGHLSIQRAAVWILENYYHDFPVYNPALLNLPKSVLSKKMSGFKVYSLGEENSTNNSTGQSRAVIAAAARRRDNSHNEYYYEEAEHERRVRKRRARLVVAVEEAFTHIKRLQEEDQKNPREIMDPREAAQAIFASMARAMQKYLRTTKQQPYHTMESILQHLEFCITHDMTPKAFLERYLSAGPTIQYHKDRWLAKQWTLVSEEPVTNGLKDGVVFVLKRQDFSLVVSTKKIPFFKLSEEFVDPKSHKFVMRLQSETSV from the exons ATGGCGAGCCGGCACGCGGCCACGAGCCCCGATCGCCGGCGATCTCGCCCTGCCCCGGCGCTGGAGCAGGCAGCGGCAGCCGGCGCGGAGGAGGCGGCAGCGAGG gatGACAACTGGGGCGAGACCACCACGGTGGTGACGGGGACGTCGGAGCACAGCATCTCGCACGATGACATTACGCGCATCACCAAGGACATGGAGGACAGCGCCCACCTGGACTGCTCCCGGCACCTGGGCGTCGCGCTGGCCGGGGCGCTGGCGCTGCTCGCCTTCCTCACGCCCCTCGCCTTcatgctcctgccccagctgctgtggcGGGAGGAGCTGGAGCCCTGCGGGACGCCCTGCGAGGGGCTCTTCATCTCGGTGGCCTTCAAACTCCTCATcctcctgctgggcagctgggcGCTCTTCTTCCGCCGCCCCAAGGCTTTCTTCCCGCGCGTCTTCGTCTTCCGGGCGTTGCTCATGGTGCTCGTCTTCCTCCTCGTCGTCTCCTACTGGCTCTTCTACGGCGTGCGCATCCTGGACTCGCGGGACCGCAACTACCAGGGCATCGTGCAGTACGCCGTCTCGCTGGTGGACGCGCTGCTCTTCGTGCACTACCTGGccgtggtgctgctggagctgcgccagctccagccccagttCACGCTCAAGGCCGTGCGCTCCACCGACGGGGCCAGCCGCTTCTACAACGTCGGGCACCTCAG CATCCAACGAGCGGCCGTCTGGATCCTGGAGAACTATTACCACGATTTCCCAGTCTACAATCCTGCCCTCCTCAACCTGCCAAAATCCGTCCTGTCCAAGAAAATGTCCGGGTTTAAAGTCTATTCCCTTGGCGAGG aaaacagcacGAACAACTCCACGGGGCAGTCCCGGGCCGTCATCGCCGCGGCTGCCCGCAGGCGCGACAACAGCCATAACGAGTACTACTACGAGGAGGCAGAGCACGAGCGCAGGGTGCGGAAACGCCGTGCCAG GCTCGTGGTGGCGGTGGAAGAGGCCTTCACCCACATCAagcggctgcaggaggaggaccAGAAGAACCCGCGGGAGATCATGGACCCGCGGGAGGCGGCCCAGGCCATTTTCGCCTCCATGGCCCGGGCCATGCAGAAGTACCTGCGCACCACCAAGCAGCAGCCCTACCACACCATGGAGAGCATCCTGCAGCACCTCGAGTTCTGCATCACCCACGACATGACGCCCAAG GCGTTCCTGGAGCGGTACCTGAGCGCCGGGCCCACCATCCAGTACCACAAGGACCGCTGGCTGGCCAAGCAGTGGACGCTGGTCAGCGAGGAGCCGGTGACGAACGGCCTGAAGGACGGGGTGGTCTTCGTGCTGAAGCGCCAGGACTTCAGCCTGGTGGTGAGCACCAAGAAGATCCCGTTCTTCAAGCTCTCGGAGGAGTTCGTGGACCCCAAGTCGCACAAGTTCGTCATGAGGCTGCAGTCGGAGACCTCCGTGTGA
- the VANGL2 gene encoding vang-like protein 2 isoform X4 produces the protein MGVMAPDDNWGETTTVVTGTSEHSISHDDITRITKDMEDSAHLDCSRHLGVALAGALALLAFLTPLAFMLLPQLLWREELEPCGTPCEGLFISVAFKLLILLLGSWALFFRRPKAFFPRVFVFRALLMVLVFLLVVSYWLFYGVRILDSRDRNYQGIVQYAVSLVDALLFVHYLAVVLLELRQLQPQFTLKAVRSTDGASRFYNVGHLSIQRAAVWILENYYHDFPVYNPALLNLPKSVLSKKMSGFKVYSLGEENSTNNSTGQSRAVIAAAARRRDNSHNEYYYEEAEHERRVRKRRARLVVAVEEAFTHIKRLQEEDQKNPREIMDPREAAQAIFASMARAMQKYLRTTKQQPYHTMESILQHLEFCITHDMTPKAFLERYLSAGPTIQYHKDRWLAKQWTLVSEEPVTNGLKDGVVFVLKRQDFSLVVSTKKIPFFKLSEEFVDPKSHKFVMRLQSETSV, from the exons ATGGGGGTGATGGCACCG gatGACAACTGGGGCGAGACCACCACGGTGGTGACGGGGACGTCGGAGCACAGCATCTCGCACGATGACATTACGCGCATCACCAAGGACATGGAGGACAGCGCCCACCTGGACTGCTCCCGGCACCTGGGCGTCGCGCTGGCCGGGGCGCTGGCGCTGCTCGCCTTCCTCACGCCCCTCGCCTTcatgctcctgccccagctgctgtggcGGGAGGAGCTGGAGCCCTGCGGGACGCCCTGCGAGGGGCTCTTCATCTCGGTGGCCTTCAAACTCCTCATcctcctgctgggcagctgggcGCTCTTCTTCCGCCGCCCCAAGGCTTTCTTCCCGCGCGTCTTCGTCTTCCGGGCGTTGCTCATGGTGCTCGTCTTCCTCCTCGTCGTCTCCTACTGGCTCTTCTACGGCGTGCGCATCCTGGACTCGCGGGACCGCAACTACCAGGGCATCGTGCAGTACGCCGTCTCGCTGGTGGACGCGCTGCTCTTCGTGCACTACCTGGccgtggtgctgctggagctgcgccagctccagccccagttCACGCTCAAGGCCGTGCGCTCCACCGACGGGGCCAGCCGCTTCTACAACGTCGGGCACCTCAG CATCCAACGAGCGGCCGTCTGGATCCTGGAGAACTATTACCACGATTTCCCAGTCTACAATCCTGCCCTCCTCAACCTGCCAAAATCCGTCCTGTCCAAGAAAATGTCCGGGTTTAAAGTCTATTCCCTTGGCGAGG aaaacagcacGAACAACTCCACGGGGCAGTCCCGGGCCGTCATCGCCGCGGCTGCCCGCAGGCGCGACAACAGCCATAACGAGTACTACTACGAGGAGGCAGAGCACGAGCGCAGGGTGCGGAAACGCCGTGCCAG GCTCGTGGTGGCGGTGGAAGAGGCCTTCACCCACATCAagcggctgcaggaggaggaccAGAAGAACCCGCGGGAGATCATGGACCCGCGGGAGGCGGCCCAGGCCATTTTCGCCTCCATGGCCCGGGCCATGCAGAAGTACCTGCGCACCACCAAGCAGCAGCCCTACCACACCATGGAGAGCATCCTGCAGCACCTCGAGTTCTGCATCACCCACGACATGACGCCCAAG GCGTTCCTGGAGCGGTACCTGAGCGCCGGGCCCACCATCCAGTACCACAAGGACCGCTGGCTGGCCAAGCAGTGGACGCTGGTCAGCGAGGAGCCGGTGACGAACGGCCTGAAGGACGGGGTGGTCTTCGTGCTGAAGCGCCAGGACTTCAGCCTGGTGGTGAGCACCAAGAAGATCCCGTTCTTCAAGCTCTCGGAGGAGTTCGTGGACCCCAAGTCGCACAAGTTCGTCATGAGGCTGCAGTCGGAGACCTCCGTGTGA
- the NHLH1 gene encoding helix-loop-helix protein 1, which yields MMLNSDQTEIDLPPTHSESESVFSDCGRAGSVEDASGVGLCTPSRMAEQGEAVKKDLQHLSREERRRRRRATAKYRTAHATRERIRVEAFNMAFAELRKLLPTLPPDKKLSKIEILRLAICYISYLNHVLDV from the coding sequence ATGATGCTCAACTCGGACCAGACGGAGATCGACCTGCCCCCGACACACTCCGAGTCCGAGTCCGTCTTCAGCGACTGCGGCCGCGCGGGCAGCGTGGAGGACGCCAGCGGCGTCGGTTTGTGCACCCCGTCCCGCATGGCCGAGCAGGGTGAGGCCGTGAAGAAAGACCTGCAGCACCTGAGCCGGGAGGAGCGCCGGCGCCGGCGGCGTGCCACGGCCAAATACCGGACAGCCCACGCCACGCGGGAGCGCATCCGCGTCGAGGCCTTCAACATGGCCTTCGCCGAGCTGCGGaagctgctgcccaccctgccGCCGGACAAGAAGCTCTCCAAGATTGAGATCCTCCGCCTGGCCATCTGCTACATCTCCTACCTGAACCACGTGCTGGACGTCTGA
- the VANGL2 gene encoding vang-like protein 2 isoform X1: MDNESQYSGYSYKSGHSRSSRKHRDRRDRHRSKSRDGSRGDKSVTIQAPGEPLLDNESTRGDERDDNWGETTTVVTGTSEHSISHDDITRITKDMEDSAHLDCSRHLGVALAGALALLAFLTPLAFMLLPQLLWREELEPCGTPCEGLFISVAFKLLILLLGSWALFFRRPKAFFPRVFVFRALLMVLVFLLVVSYWLFYGVRILDSRDRNYQGIVQYAVSLVDALLFVHYLAVVLLELRQLQPQFTLKAVRSTDGASRFYNVGHLSIQRAAVWILENYYHDFPVYNPALLNLPKSVLSKKMSGFKVYSLGEENSTNNSTGQSRAVIAAAARRRDNSHNEYYYEEAEHERRVRKRRARLVVAVEEAFTHIKRLQEEDQKNPREIMDPREAAQAIFASMARAMQKYLRTTKQQPYHTMESILQHLEFCITHDMTPKAFLERYLSAGPTIQYHKDRWLAKQWTLVSEEPVTNGLKDGVVFVLKRQDFSLVVSTKKIPFFKLSEEFVDPKSHKFVMRLQSETSV, translated from the exons ATGGACAATGAGTCGCAGTACTCGGGCTACTCCTACAAATCCGGGCACTCCCGCAGCTCCCGCAAGCACAG GGACCGGCGGGACCGGCACCGCTCCAAGAGCCGGGACGGGAGCCGCGGGGACAAGTCGGTGACCATCCAAGCGCCGGGCGAGCCCTTGCTGGACAACGAGTCGACGCGGGGGGACGAGAGG gatGACAACTGGGGCGAGACCACCACGGTGGTGACGGGGACGTCGGAGCACAGCATCTCGCACGATGACATTACGCGCATCACCAAGGACATGGAGGACAGCGCCCACCTGGACTGCTCCCGGCACCTGGGCGTCGCGCTGGCCGGGGCGCTGGCGCTGCTCGCCTTCCTCACGCCCCTCGCCTTcatgctcctgccccagctgctgtggcGGGAGGAGCTGGAGCCCTGCGGGACGCCCTGCGAGGGGCTCTTCATCTCGGTGGCCTTCAAACTCCTCATcctcctgctgggcagctgggcGCTCTTCTTCCGCCGCCCCAAGGCTTTCTTCCCGCGCGTCTTCGTCTTCCGGGCGTTGCTCATGGTGCTCGTCTTCCTCCTCGTCGTCTCCTACTGGCTCTTCTACGGCGTGCGCATCCTGGACTCGCGGGACCGCAACTACCAGGGCATCGTGCAGTACGCCGTCTCGCTGGTGGACGCGCTGCTCTTCGTGCACTACCTGGccgtggtgctgctggagctgcgccagctccagccccagttCACGCTCAAGGCCGTGCGCTCCACCGACGGGGCCAGCCGCTTCTACAACGTCGGGCACCTCAG CATCCAACGAGCGGCCGTCTGGATCCTGGAGAACTATTACCACGATTTCCCAGTCTACAATCCTGCCCTCCTCAACCTGCCAAAATCCGTCCTGTCCAAGAAAATGTCCGGGTTTAAAGTCTATTCCCTTGGCGAGG aaaacagcacGAACAACTCCACGGGGCAGTCCCGGGCCGTCATCGCCGCGGCTGCCCGCAGGCGCGACAACAGCCATAACGAGTACTACTACGAGGAGGCAGAGCACGAGCGCAGGGTGCGGAAACGCCGTGCCAG GCTCGTGGTGGCGGTGGAAGAGGCCTTCACCCACATCAagcggctgcaggaggaggaccAGAAGAACCCGCGGGAGATCATGGACCCGCGGGAGGCGGCCCAGGCCATTTTCGCCTCCATGGCCCGGGCCATGCAGAAGTACCTGCGCACCACCAAGCAGCAGCCCTACCACACCATGGAGAGCATCCTGCAGCACCTCGAGTTCTGCATCACCCACGACATGACGCCCAAG GCGTTCCTGGAGCGGTACCTGAGCGCCGGGCCCACCATCCAGTACCACAAGGACCGCTGGCTGGCCAAGCAGTGGACGCTGGTCAGCGAGGAGCCGGTGACGAACGGCCTGAAGGACGGGGTGGTCTTCGTGCTGAAGCGCCAGGACTTCAGCCTGGTGGTGAGCACCAAGAAGATCCCGTTCTTCAAGCTCTCGGAGGAGTTCGTGGACCCCAAGTCGCACAAGTTCGTCATGAGGCTGCAGTCGGAGACCTCCGTGTGA
- the LOC121060865 gene encoding uncharacterized protein LOC121060865 isoform X2: MGASGAGWRWLCVAVLGAGAVLALEGEELWDQNITQHDDNPEAMGDPTAATRDVDGMKTWPVASPTPSLTRDPPTITAPTQAGSLGNQTQNGSGVPVKYWSPVIFVLLALLVLFFTYRRTKGEGTRDPTTSISDFSDALVLEHDTALILPAAQEDRKGAEKPQAQELTETTFCQPDPPPGQPLPSQPAVPEATGGARCSGEPGAD, translated from the exons ATGGGGGCGAGCGGAGCCGGCTGGAGGTGGCTCTGTGTCGCCGTGCTCGGTGCTGGGGCCG TACTCGCCCTCGAAGGGGAGGAGCTGTGGGACCAGAACATCACCCAGCACGATGACAACCCAGAGGCTATGGGAGACCCCACCGCGGCCACCAGGGACGTGGATGGGATGAAGACGTGGCCTGTGGCCTCCCCGACCCCCTCTTTGACCAGGGACCCCCCCACCATCACCGCGCCAACACAAGCAGGCAGCCTGGGGAACCAAACCC AAAATGGGTCGGGAGTTCCCGTCAAGTACTGGTCCCCTGTGATCTTTGTGCTCCTTGCTCTGCTCGTGCTCTTCTTCACCTACCGGAGGACCAAGGGCGAAG GGACGCGGGACCCAACCACCTCCATCAGCGACTTCTCAG ATGCGCTTGTCCTAGAGCACGACACTGCCCTGATCCTCCCCGCTGCCCAG GAGGACAGGAAGGGGGCAGAGAAACCCCAAGCCCAGGAGCTGACCGAGACCACCTTCTGCCAGCCAGACCCCCCCCCAGGACAgccgctgccttcccag CCCGCTGTCCCTGAGGCCACCGGCGGTGCCCGCTGCTCCGGGGAGCCTGGTGCTGACTGA
- the LOC121060865 gene encoding uncharacterized protein LOC121060865 isoform X1, with protein MGASGAGWRWLCVAVLGAGAVLALEGEELWDQNITQHDDNPEAMGDPTAATRDVDGMKTWPVASPTPSLTRDPPTITAPTQAGSLGNQTQNGSGVPVKYWSPVIFVLLALLVLFFTYRRTKGEGTRDPTTSISDFSDALVLEHDTALILPAAQEDRKGAEKPQAQELTETTFCQPDPPPGQPLPSQQPAVPEATGGARCSGEPGAD; from the exons ATGGGGGCGAGCGGAGCCGGCTGGAGGTGGCTCTGTGTCGCCGTGCTCGGTGCTGGGGCCG TACTCGCCCTCGAAGGGGAGGAGCTGTGGGACCAGAACATCACCCAGCACGATGACAACCCAGAGGCTATGGGAGACCCCACCGCGGCCACCAGGGACGTGGATGGGATGAAGACGTGGCCTGTGGCCTCCCCGACCCCCTCTTTGACCAGGGACCCCCCCACCATCACCGCGCCAACACAAGCAGGCAGCCTGGGGAACCAAACCC AAAATGGGTCGGGAGTTCCCGTCAAGTACTGGTCCCCTGTGATCTTTGTGCTCCTTGCTCTGCTCGTGCTCTTCTTCACCTACCGGAGGACCAAGGGCGAAG GGACGCGGGACCCAACCACCTCCATCAGCGACTTCTCAG ATGCGCTTGTCCTAGAGCACGACACTGCCCTGATCCTCCCCGCTGCCCAG GAGGACAGGAAGGGGGCAGAGAAACCCCAAGCCCAGGAGCTGACCGAGACCACCTTCTGCCAGCCAGACCCCCCCCCAGGACAgccgctgccttcccag CAGCCCGCTGTCCCTGAGGCCACCGGCGGTGCCCGCTGCTCCGGGGAGCCTGGTGCTGACTGA